From a single Maylandia zebra isolate NMK-2024a linkage group LG3, Mzebra_GT3a, whole genome shotgun sequence genomic region:
- the LOC143414271 gene encoding uncharacterized protein LOC143414271, whose protein sequence is MTSTQKDQHGAKSQRSQEADKPHRRKGEKTYSCDECGKSFTGGGNLKRHQLIHSGFKPYSCDLCGKSFTGGGNLKRHQVIHSGVKPYSCDFCGKSFTQAGDLKRHQVIHSGVKPYSCDLCGKSFTLAGHLKKHQLIHSGFKPYSCDFCGKSFTQAVSLKRHQLIHSGVKPYSCDLCGKSFTGGGNLKTHQLIHSGFKPYSCELCGKSFTQAVNLKTHQLIHSGVKPYSCDLCGKSFTGGGNLKTHQLIHSGVKAYSCDLCGKSFTDGGNLKRHQLIHSGFKPYNCELCGKYFTQAGSLKKHQLIHSGFKAHNCELCGKAFALNSDLQRHLVTHSGIKA, encoded by the exons ATGACTTCAACACAAAAG gaccaacatggagcgaaaagtcagcgctctcaggaggctgACAAAccacacagaagaaagggagagaaaacctacagctgtgatgagtgtggaaagtcttttaccgggggtggaaacttaaaaagacaccaactcatccacagtggatttaaaccatacagctgtgacttgtgtggaaagtcttttaccgggggtggaaacttaaaaagacaccaagtcatccacagtggagttaaaccttacagctgtgacttctgtggaaagtcttttacccaggctggagacttaaaaagacaccaagtcatccacagtggagttaaaccttacagctgtgacttgtgtggaaagtcttttaccctggCTGGACActtgaaaaaacaccaactcatccacagtggatttaaaccttacagctgtgacttctgtggaaagtcttttacccaggctgtaagcttaaaaagacaccaactcatccacagtggagttaaaccgtacagctgtgacttgtgtggaaagtcttttaccgggggtggaaacttaaaaacacaccaactcatccacagtggatttaaaccttacagctgtgagttgtgtggaaagtcttttacccaggctgtaaacttaaaaacacaccaactcatccacagtggagttaaaccgtacagctgtgacttgtgtggaaagtcttttaccgggggtggaaacttaaaaacacaccaactcatccacagtggagttaaagcgtacagctgtgacttgtgtggaaagtcttttaccgacggtggaaacttaaaaagacaccaactcatccacagtggatttaaaccttacaactgtgagttgtgtggaaagtattttacccaggctggaagcttaaaaaaacaccaactcatccacagtggatttaaagcACACAACTGTGAGTTGTGTGGTAAGGCTTTTGCTCTAAATAGcgacttacagaggcatctagttacccactctggaattaaggcgtaG